GGATATGATCTTCATGAACTTCTTGGCGCGAAGTTCCCTGGCGACCGGTCCGAAGATACGAGTGCCGACCGGCTCCTTGGCGTTGTTGATGACCACGCCGGAGTTGGTGTCGAAACGGATGTAGGAGCCGTCCGGACGCCCCACAGCCTTAGCGGTACGCACCACGACAGCCTTCACCACGTCGCCCTTCTTCACCTTCGAATTGGGGAGAGCTTCCTTGACGGAAGCGACGATGATGTCGCCAATCCCGGCGTAACGGCGCTTGGAACCGCCGAGCACTTTAATGCAAAAGAGCTTCTTCGCGCCGGAGTTGTCCGCCACGTCCAATAGTGTCTGCATCTGAATCATTGTTTAACTCCCGGCGAGCCCTTAAGCCTTGGACTCGATAATCTGTCTGATCTTCCAGCGCTTGTCCTTGGAAAGCGGACGGGTTTCCACGATAAGAACACGGTCGCCGATCTTGGCGGAGTTGTCGATATCGTGCGCCTTGTACTTGGCGGAGCGCTTGATGTATTTGTTGTAGACGGGGTGCTTCACCAGGCGGTCGACCTTAACCACTGCGGTCTTGTCCATCTTGTCCGAGACGACCACGCCGATCTGAGTTTTTCTGTTGCCTCTTTCGCTCATATCTATCTCTTAGCCTCTCTTTTCGCGGAGTATGGTCTTCACGCGGGCGATGTCTTTTCTGAGGTTCGCCACCTTGGCGGTGTTCTCAAGACGCCCGGTGTGAAGCTGAAACTTCACGTTGAAGAGTTCCTTGGTAAGCTCGGCGCTCTTGGTCTCAAGCTCTGCTGCCGTCGCGTTTTTAAGTTCGTTAGCCTTCATTGATTTCCGCCCTCGTGATGAACTTGGTGGCTACGGGGAGCTTGTGCGCCGCAAGCCGGAATGCCTCGCGCGCCACTTCCTCGCTGACCCCTTCCATTTCGTACAGGACGCGGCCAGGCTTGATGACGCAGACCCAGGAATCCGGGGAGCCTTTCCCCTTGCCCATACGGGTCTCGGCGGGTTTCGCCGTGAGCGGTTTGTCCGGGAAGATACGGATCCAGATCTTGCCGCCCCTCTTGATGTAACGGGTCATGGCGATACGGGCGGCCTCGATCTGGCGGGAATCCAGCCAGCCGCACTCGGTTGCCTGCAGACCGAAATCACCGAACGCAAGCTCGACGCCGCGCTGGAGGGTGCCGGTCATGCGCCCTTTCATCTGTTTTCTATGCTTAACTTTCTTGGGCATTAACATCGCAAAAAACTCCTGTTCCTATTTTTTAGCGGAGAGCACTTCACCCTTGAAGAGGAGCACTTTTACGCCGATGATACCGTAGGTGGTCTTCGCCTCGGCGAAACCGTAGTCGATGTCCGCGCGCAGCGTGTGCAGCGGCACCCGACCTTCGCGGTACCATTCGGTCCTCGACATCTCTGCCCCACCCAGACGGCCGGAGCAAGTGATCCTGATCCCCTTGGCGCCGAACTTGAGCGTCGAGGTGACGCTCTTCTTCATGGCGCGGCGGAAGGCGATACGGCGCTCCAGCTGCATGGCCACGTTCTCGGCGACGAGCTGGGCGTCCAGCTCCGGCTTCCTGACTTCCTGTATGTTAAGGTAGACCTCTTTGTCGGTGAGCTTGGCCAGCTCCTTCTTCAAAGTCTCGACCTCGGAGCCCTTCTTGCCGATGATCAGGCCCGGACGTGCGGTGAAGATGTTGATCTTCGCTTTGCCCGCAGCGCGCTCGATCTCGATCTTGGAGACGCCGGAATGATACAGCCTTTTCTTAAGGAAATTGCGCAGCTTCAGGTCTTCGTGAAGAAGCTTCGCATAATCTTTTTCCGCGTACCATTTGGAATCCCAGGTTTTGATAACCCCGAGCCTGAAACCTATAGGATTTACTTTCTGACCCAAAACATCACCTCCGACCCGTTCTTATTTCTTTTCCGCAAGGACCACGGTAATGTGGCTCGTCGGTTTTCTGATCTTGCTAGCCCGGCCCATGGCGCGGGGGGTGAAGCGCTTAAGTACCGCGCCGCCGTCGACGAAAATCGTCTTGACGAAGAGCTTGTCCACATCGGAGCAACCCTTCTGCTCGGCGTTGGCAACAGCCGAGGAAAGGAGCTTCGAGATAAGCTTCGCCGACGGTTGCGGCGAGAAACGCAGGGTGTTCAGCGCAGTCTGAATGCCCTTGCCCCTGACGAGGTCCACGACCAGGCGTGTTTTCCTCGGGGAGAGGCGGACAGAGGATAATTTAGCGGATGATTCCATTACAAAACTCCTTTAGGACCTTACTTCTTCTTGAGCTTGCTCTTCTTGTCAGCAGCGTGGCCGTAGAAGGTTCTGGTAGGTGAGAACTCGCCCATCTTGTGGCCGACCATGTTCTCAGTGACGAACACAGGGATGAACTTCTTGCCGTTGTGCACCGCGAAGGTGAGCCCGATGAAATCCGGGGTGATGGTCGAGCGACGCGACCAGGTCTTGATCACCTTCTTGCTGCCGGCCTGTTCTGCCTGGGCTTTCGCTTCCAGATGTGCGTCAACGAAAGGCCCCTTCTTTATAGATCTTGCCATCTTTTAAAATCCTCTATCCAGATGAGTTATTTGCTGCGCTTCTTCACGATGAAGGCGGTGGACCGCTTGTTGGTGCGCGTCTTGTAGCCCTTGGTGGGGATACCCCACGGGGTTACCGGGTGACGACCACCGGAGGTCCTGCCCTCGCC
This region of Geomonas agri genomic DNA includes:
- the rplN gene encoding 50S ribosomal protein L14 gives rise to the protein MIQMQTLLDVADNSGAKKLFCIKVLGGSKRRYAGIGDIIVASVKEALPNSKVKKGDVVKAVVVRTAKAVGRPDGSYIRFDTNSGVVINNAKEPVGTRIFGPVARELRAKKFMKIISLAPEVL
- the rpsQ gene encoding 30S ribosomal protein S17 — its product is MSERGNRKTQIGVVVSDKMDKTAVVKVDRLVKHPVYNKYIKRSAKYKAHDIDNSAKIGDRVLIVETRPLSKDKRWKIRQIIESKA
- the rpmC gene encoding 50S ribosomal protein L29 codes for the protein MKANELKNATAAELETKSAELTKELFNVKFQLHTGRLENTAKVANLRKDIARVKTILREKRG
- the rplP gene encoding 50S ribosomal protein L16 gives rise to the protein MLMPKKVKHRKQMKGRMTGTLQRGVELAFGDFGLQATECGWLDSRQIEAARIAMTRYIKRGGKIWIRIFPDKPLTAKPAETRMGKGKGSPDSWVCVIKPGRVLYEMEGVSEEVAREAFRLAAHKLPVATKFITRAEINEG
- the rpsC gene encoding 30S ribosomal protein S3 translates to MGQKVNPIGFRLGVIKTWDSKWYAEKDYAKLLHEDLKLRNFLKKRLYHSGVSKIEIERAAGKAKINIFTARPGLIIGKKGSEVETLKKELAKLTDKEVYLNIQEVRKPELDAQLVAENVAMQLERRIAFRRAMKKSVTSTLKFGAKGIRITCSGRLGGAEMSRTEWYREGRVPLHTLRADIDYGFAEAKTTYGIIGVKVLLFKGEVLSAKK
- the rplV gene encoding 50S ribosomal protein L22, with translation MESSAKLSSVRLSPRKTRLVVDLVRGKGIQTALNTLRFSPQPSAKLISKLLSSAVANAEQKGCSDVDKLFVKTIFVDGGAVLKRFTPRAMGRASKIRKPTSHITVVLAEKK
- the rpsS gene encoding 30S ribosomal protein S19, which encodes MARSIKKGPFVDAHLEAKAQAEQAGSKKVIKTWSRRSTITPDFIGLTFAVHNGKKFIPVFVTENMVGHKMGEFSPTRTFYGHAADKKSKLKKK